A window of Saccharomyces eubayanus strain FM1318 chromosome XII, whole genome shotgun sequence contains these coding sequences:
- the RCK2 gene encoding serine/threonine protein kinase RCK2 codes for MLKIKALFSKKKPDQADLSQESKKSFKGKTRSNGANSNVFEDASSTKKRQQEGNITQYSNAIADDRHMKSLTDELVNTLDSDSSPSDNIITENIETVPSVPIIDVYKSSDDQLSYEPSMSDESLPIQNGIISDSQDDDTDDEELEDETPEKSFLEQKELIGYRLINKIGEGAFSKVFRAIPAKNSSNEFLTKNYKAVAIKVIKKADLSSINGDHRKKDKGKDGTKTSSRDQVLKEVALHKTVSTGCSKIVSFIDFQESDSYYYIIQELLTGGEIFGEIVRLTYFSEDLSRHVIKQLALAVKHMHSLGVVHRDIKPENLLFEPIEFTPSLKPKFRKSDDQHTKADEGIFTPEIGGGGIGIVKLADFGLSKQIFSKNTKTPCGTVGYTAPEVVKDEHYSMKVDMWGIGCVLYTMLCGFPPFYDEKIDTLTEKISRGEYTFLKPWWDEISPGAKNAVGKLLELEPSRRYDIDQFLDDPWLNSYDCLPKEGNSLQKKAGTSERRHPHKKQYQLFQRDSSILFSPAAVAMRDAFDIGNAVKRTEEDRIGTHGGLGSLAEDEEADDNYNAGLTNEKLEQSMFQLTLNTSTILQRRKKVQENDVGANIPIGATIQE; via the coding sequence AtgctaaaaataaaggctcttttctcaaaaaagaagccGGATCAGGCTGATTTGTCTCAAGaatccaaaaaatcattcaaGGGTAAGACTAGATCGAACGGTGCAAACAGCAATGTTTTCGAAGATGCCTCTTCcaccaaaaaaaggcaGCAAGAAGGAAACATAACGCAATACTCGAACGCCATTGCTGATGACCGTCATATGAAGTCTTTAACTGATGAGCTTGTAAACACATTAGATTCAGACTCCTCTCCGAGTGATAACATTATCACAGAAAATATAGAAACCGTTCCTTCTGTTCCAATCATCGATGTTTACAAAAGCAGTGACGACCAACTAAGTTACGAGCCATCAATGTCTGATGAATCCCTTCCAATACAGAATGGGATTATCAGTGACAGCCAAGATGACGATACTGACGATGAAGAGCTGGAAGATGAAACTCCCGAAAAGTCATTTCTTGAGCAAAAGGAGTTAATAGGTTACAGGCTAATCAATAAAATTGGTGAAGGTGCATTCTCCAAAGTCTTTAGAGCCATCCCTGCTAAGAATAGTTCTAATGAATTTTTAACTAAAAACTACAAAGCTGTTGCCATTAAAGTTATCAAAAAGGCTGATTTATCGTCGATCAACGGTGACCACCggaaaaaagataaaggCAAAGATGGTACCAAGACATCATCTAGAGATCAAGTTTTAAAGGAAGTCGCACTACACAAGACGGTCTCAACTGGTTGTTCGAAAATTGTCTCGTTCATAGATTTCCAAGAAAGCGACAGTTACTATTATATCATTCAAGAATTGCTAACTGGTGGAGAAATCTTTGGAGAAATTGTCAGATTGACCTATTTCAGTGAAGATTTATCAAGACATGTAATCAAACAATTAGCACTGGCTGTTAAACATATGCATTCACTGGGCGTGGTGCATCGTGATATCAAACCTGAAAATCTTCTATTCGAACCAATCGAGTTCACTCCCTCTTTAAAACCAAAATTTAGGAAATCTGATGATCAGCACACAAAGGCAGACGAAGGCATATTCACACCAGAAATCGGGGGTGGTGGAATCGGTATAGTGAAACTAGCTGATTTCGGTCTGTCCAagcaaattttttccaagaacACCAAGACCCCTTGTGGTACGGTTGGTTATACTGCGCCCGAAGTGGTCAAAGATGAACATTATTCCATGAAAGTAGACATGTGGGGGATTGGCTGCGTTTTATACACAATGTTATGCGGGTTCCCGCCATTCTACGATGAGAAAATTGACACTTTGACTGAAAAGATATCAAGGGGCGAGTATACTTTCTTAAAACCTTGGTGGGATGAAATCAGTCCCGGTGCCAAGAACGCAGTGGGCAAACTACTAGAGCTCGAGCCATCCAGGAGATACGACATCGACCAGTTCTTGGACGATCCATGGTTGAACTCATACGATTGTTTACCAAAGGAAGGTAACtctttacaaaagaaagcagGTACTTCTGAGAGACGCCATCCacacaaaaaacaatatcaaCTATTTCAAAGAGACTCTTCTATACTGTTTTCGCCGGCCGCTGTAGCTATGCGCGACGCCTTTGATATCGGTAACGCGGTGAAGCGTACAGAAGAAGATCGCATAGGAACTCATGGAGGATTAGGCTCGCTTGCTGAAGACGAGGAGGCGGATGA